A DNA window from uncultured Methanoregula sp. contains the following coding sequences:
- a CDS encoding rhomboid family intramembrane serine protease has translation MNKSGTGQKILPPFNARLFFLYLAFALIIPAITIVIEFLILRDPSFRASLQIDLENFHLYQLVTSSFVHADFNHFLGNVTAYLLIIIYGLVLATILNRKRLYLVLTKMIVLVFILFGAAFALFNSTTTYYAGLSGIDAALAGLLLIFWLMYLEQKTAKGMRSFYGIVLAGILVLFVGITLRYMSLYHAAKAPVLMSSLVTILLCLFVLTVILFRHQFVTMYRVLKEFSWSSRLLTFMIIAVLAYFIWNIFPESLMHSTRVTSISLHLAGVILGILVGYLFMIYLVRIAYFHGEPEVMPGVDSPAESP, from the coding sequence ATGAACAAATCCGGAACCGGGCAAAAGATACTCCCTCCATTCAATGCCCGGCTCTTCTTTCTGTACCTTGCCTTTGCCCTCATCATCCCGGCCATAACGATTGTCATAGAATTTCTCATCCTCCGGGATCCCTCGTTCCGTGCAAGCCTGCAGATCGATCTTGAGAATTTCCATCTCTACCAGCTCGTCACGTCCTCGTTCGTCCATGCGGATTTCAATCATTTTCTCGGCAACGTGACTGCCTACCTGCTGATCATCATCTATGGACTGGTGCTTGCAACGATCCTGAACCGGAAGCGGCTCTACCTTGTGCTGACAAAGATGATTGTCCTGGTCTTTATCCTGTTCGGAGCGGCCTTTGCCCTCTTCAACAGCACCACAACCTATTACGCCGGCCTCTCAGGGATCGATGCCGCACTTGCCGGCCTGCTGCTCATCTTCTGGCTTATGTACCTGGAGCAGAAGACCGCAAAAGGCATGCGGAGTTTTTACGGGATCGTCCTTGCGGGGATTCTCGTCTTATTTGTGGGAATCACGCTCCGCTACATGTCCCTGTACCACGCTGCAAAGGCTCCCGTCCTGATGTCATCCCTGGTAACGATCCTCCTTTGTCTCTTCGTGCTGACGGTTATCCTCTTCCGTCACCAGTTTGTCACGATGTACAGGGTCCTGAAAGAATTCTCCTGGTCCTCCCGGCTTCTGACATTCATGATAATCGCGGTCCTTGCATACTTTATCTGGAATATCTTTCCCGAATCCCTTATGCATTCGACCCGGGTGACAAGCATATCCCTGCATCTCGCGGGCGTTATCCTCGGGATCCTTGTCGGGTATCTCTTCATGATATACCTGGTCCGGATTGCTTACTTCCACGGGGAACCGGAGGTTATGCCGGGTGTAGATTCCCCCGCGGAATCCCCATAA
- a CDS encoding AAA family ATPase yields MSAHPFTIALSGKGGTGKTTVSSLLVRSFIDLGDAPVLAVDADPNANLHEALGVAVHETLGSMREEAFSRNIPPGMNRHDYVRYRFRQSLVEAKGFDLVAMGRPEGSGCYCFANDLLSECMLQLEREYRFIIIDTEAGMEHIARGTIGKPDLLLIVSDPGARGLRTIARIREIATQLGLEKEKIHVVFNQYKTASAPIDIGEESPLAIIPEDPAVESADLAATPVSLIPPDSPARVAVRNLADTIRTMARARQNE; encoded by the coding sequence ATGTCCGCCCACCCGTTCACGATAGCTCTCTCCGGCAAAGGAGGCACCGGCAAGACAACGGTCAGCTCGCTCCTTGTCCGCTCCTTCATCGACCTTGGCGACGCCCCGGTCCTTGCCGTGGATGCCGACCCGAATGCCAACCTGCACGAAGCGCTCGGCGTTGCCGTCCACGAAACGCTCGGGAGCATGCGGGAGGAGGCCTTCTCCCGCAACATCCCGCCGGGGATGAACCGGCACGATTATGTCCGGTACCGTTTCCGGCAATCGCTTGTCGAGGCAAAAGGCTTCGATCTCGTAGCCATGGGCCGGCCCGAGGGGAGCGGGTGCTACTGTTTTGCCAATGATCTCCTGTCGGAATGCATGCTCCAGCTCGAGCGCGAGTACCGTTTCATCATTATCGACACCGAAGCCGGGATGGAGCATATTGCCCGGGGCACCATCGGAAAACCCGACCTGCTCCTCATCGTCAGCGACCCCGGGGCCCGGGGCCTGCGGACGATCGCCCGGATCCGGGAGATCGCAACCCAGCTCGGCCTTGAGAAGGAGAAGATCCATGTGGTCTTCAACCAGTACAAGACCGCATCGGCACCGATCGATATCGGGGAGGAGTCCCCTCTCGCTATCATTCCGGAGGATCCGGCGGTCGAGAGCGCGGATCTGGCAGCAACCCCGGTATCCCTGATCCCTCCCGACAGCCCGGCGCGGGTTGCCGTGCGGAACCTGGCAGATACGATCCGGACGATGGCCCGGGCAAGACAGAATGAATAG
- a CDS encoding ASKHA domain-containing protein, which translates to MRTVTFLPSYRKIEVPRGTTILDAAQRAGLNMNVVCGGQGKCGKCVVYIQSGKTEFDRQKYGRFFSEAELQKGACLACETAVQGDIHVVVPEHTLIQEQKILVEGLEQAIDFRPSVKKYYVELQPPTLSDPSPDLSRLLWGIQKSGGPVAELMYAPLEMLRVIPGLLRHSDWKVTATIGLVPGGYRLIDLQENDTSKRIYGAAVDLGSTTVVVYLWDLVTGKTVCVASNYNKQISCGEDILARVNFARKNGLTKLQALAAESINQALTTASNSAGIDREDIYEVIVAGNTVMTHMLLGIDPAYMIAEPYVPVVRRALSITASRIGITVNQNGGVFVFPAVSDFIGGDIIADILACGMSEREEISLLIDIGTNFEIVLGNNEWMFSCAGAAGPALEGGEVLFGMRANPGAIEKISIDPGTLKPKYSTINGIKPRGICGSGLIDLLAELLCTCVVDRTGRFNTEIANPRIRTNGHFPEYVVAWADETEIGKDIVITENDIKNLIMSKASIHAACLTLMKEAGVTRHEISTIYFAGAFGNYIDKKNATIIGLIPEIPFEQIKNMGNGAVAGANIALINRRTRKILDEIAFKIAYIELNAENAFMDEYTSSTFLPHTDLTLFPMVQKLVESCRIRKE; encoded by the coding sequence ATGCGGACCGTAACATTTCTCCCGAGTTACCGGAAGATCGAGGTTCCCCGGGGCACAACCATTCTCGATGCAGCCCAGCGGGCAGGCCTGAACATGAACGTGGTCTGCGGCGGCCAGGGCAAGTGCGGCAAGTGCGTGGTTTACATCCAGTCCGGCAAGACAGAATTCGACCGTCAGAAGTATGGGCGGTTTTTCTCTGAGGCAGAACTCCAGAAAGGTGCATGTCTTGCCTGCGAGACTGCGGTTCAGGGCGACATCCACGTTGTCGTTCCCGAGCACACGCTCATCCAGGAGCAGAAGATCCTGGTGGAAGGACTCGAACAGGCCATCGATTTCCGGCCGTCCGTCAAGAAATATTATGTGGAACTCCAGCCCCCCACCCTGAGCGACCCGTCACCGGATCTCTCCCGTCTTCTCTGGGGAATCCAGAAGAGCGGGGGGCCGGTAGCCGAGTTGATGTATGCACCGCTTGAAATGCTCCGCGTGATCCCGGGACTTCTCCGGCACAGCGACTGGAAAGTGACTGCAACCATCGGTCTCGTGCCCGGAGGATATCGCTTGATCGATCTCCAGGAGAACGATACCTCCAAACGCATTTACGGCGCTGCCGTGGATCTCGGGTCGACAACGGTTGTTGTCTACCTCTGGGACCTGGTGACGGGCAAGACCGTCTGCGTTGCCTCGAATTACAACAAGCAGATCAGCTGCGGTGAGGATATCCTCGCCCGGGTAAATTTCGCCCGGAAGAATGGCCTTACAAAGCTCCAGGCGCTTGCCGCAGAGAGCATCAACCAGGCCCTCACCACGGCATCCAACTCTGCCGGGATCGACCGGGAAGACATCTATGAAGTGATCGTTGCCGGTAACACGGTCATGACCCACATGCTGCTTGGGATCGACCCGGCCTACATGATCGCCGAACCATATGTTCCGGTCGTGCGCAGAGCGCTTTCGATCACGGCCAGCAGGATCGGTATCACGGTCAACCAGAACGGCGGGGTCTTTGTCTTCCCCGCGGTCAGCGATTTCATCGGTGGCGACATCATTGCCGACATCCTTGCCTGCGGCATGAGCGAGCGGGAAGAGATCTCGCTCCTTATTGATATCGGGACCAACTTCGAAATTGTCCTTGGCAATAATGAATGGATGTTCTCCTGCGCCGGAGCTGCAGGGCCGGCACTCGAGGGTGGGGAGGTCCTCTTTGGCATGAGGGCAAACCCCGGCGCGATCGAGAAGATCTCGATAGACCCGGGAACGCTCAAACCGAAATATTCCACCATCAACGGCATCAAACCGCGGGGCATCTGCGGATCCGGCCTCATCGATCTTCTTGCCGAACTCCTCTGCACCTGCGTTGTCGACCGGACCGGCCGGTTCAATACCGAGATTGCAAACCCCCGGATCCGCACAAACGGCCATTTCCCGGAGTACGTCGTAGCATGGGCAGACGAGACCGAGATCGGAAAGGACATCGTGATCACGGAAAACGACATCAAGAACCTCATCATGAGCAAGGCCTCGATCCACGCGGCCTGCCTGACACTGATGAAAGAGGCAGGCGTGACCCGGCACGAGATCTCGACCATCTACTTTGCCGGCGCGTTCGGGAATTACATTGACAAGAAGAACGCAACCATCATCGGGCTCATCCCCGAGATCCCGTTCGAGCAGATCAAGAACATGGGGAACGGGGCCGTGGCCGGTGCAAACATCGCCCTCATCAACCGCAGGACCCGGAAGATTCTCGATGAGATCGCCTTCAAGATAGCCTACATCGAACTCAATGCAGAGAACGCATTCATGGATGAATATACATCGAGCACGTTTCTCCCCCACACGGACCTGACCCTCTTCCCCATGGTGCAGAAACTGGTGGAGAGCTGCCGGATAAGGAAGGAGTGA
- the acsC gene encoding acetyl-CoA decarbonylase/synthase complex subunit gamma → MALKALDIYKLLPKKNCKECGDPTCLTFAMKLAGGKADVDLCPYLSEEAKSVLGASTRPPIRLVKVGVGVRSFRVGEEFVLYRHDKTFYHPPGIVFRVLDTMTDAEIIATTERVRDETFTRVGSDLRFNGIAIENASGSPDTFARAVATVESVEAHLPPVLIAKDPAALKAALVHCGTYRPLIHAATAENFRDMCAIAKLHGCPLVVRAATLEGLVQLVKDCTAEGVQDLVLDPAPESLGAFISRSTAIRELAITRTVPELGYPVFLDTAENGQEDASLVLGITKFASVIVTSSLTPGPAKAALTLRQNIYTDPQKPIQMNPGLYRVGTPDKDAPVLMTVNFSLTFFTLQGYLESTRVPCFMLIVDTEGLSVLTAVAAGKLSEMLVRDSIKKFAVENEVSHRKLIIPGYASPLSGRIEDATGWKVLVGPRDAAEIGEFLHEEWK, encoded by the coding sequence ATGGCACTCAAGGCTCTCGACATCTACAAACTCCTGCCCAAGAAGAACTGCAAGGAATGCGGCGACCCCACCTGCCTCACGTTCGCCATGAAACTTGCCGGAGGGAAAGCGGACGTTGATCTCTGCCCTTACTTGAGCGAGGAGGCAAAGTCGGTTCTCGGGGCGTCTACCAGGCCCCCCATCCGGCTTGTCAAGGTCGGGGTCGGGGTCCGATCGTTCAGGGTGGGTGAAGAGTTCGTCCTGTACCGGCATGACAAGACCTTCTATCATCCCCCGGGGATTGTTTTCCGGGTCCTGGATACGATGACCGATGCGGAGATCATTGCCACAACCGAACGGGTGAGAGACGAGACCTTCACCCGGGTAGGCTCCGATCTCCGCTTCAACGGGATTGCAATCGAGAATGCGAGCGGATCACCGGATACATTTGCCCGGGCAGTAGCAACGGTCGAGAGCGTGGAGGCCCATCTGCCCCCGGTGCTCATTGCAAAAGATCCGGCTGCCCTCAAGGCAGCTCTCGTCCACTGCGGCACCTACCGGCCGCTTATTCACGCGGCAACGGCAGAAAATTTCCGCGATATGTGTGCCATTGCAAAACTGCACGGCTGCCCGCTCGTTGTCCGGGCCGCAACCCTTGAAGGACTCGTGCAGCTGGTTAAAGACTGCACTGCCGAGGGCGTGCAGGATCTTGTCCTGGACCCGGCCCCGGAATCCCTCGGCGCGTTCATCTCCCGATCAACGGCTATCCGCGAGCTTGCGATCACCCGCACGGTTCCGGAACTTGGCTATCCGGTCTTCCTGGATACTGCCGAAAATGGCCAGGAAGATGCTTCCCTTGTGCTCGGCATCACCAAATTCGCCTCGGTGATCGTCACCTCGTCTCTCACCCCCGGCCCGGCCAAAGCTGCGCTCACCCTGAGGCAGAACATCTACACCGATCCCCAGAAACCGATCCAGATGAACCCCGGGCTGTACCGGGTCGGGACACCGGACAAGGATGCACCGGTCCTGATGACCGTGAATTTCTCGCTCACGTTCTTCACGCTCCAGGGGTATCTTGAATCCACGCGGGTACCCTGCTTCATGCTGATCGTGGATACTGAAGGCCTCTCGGTCCTGACCGCAGTGGCTGCCGGGAAACTCTCCGAGATGCTGGTCCGGGACTCCATCAAAAAGTTCGCAGTCGAGAACGAAGTTTCCCACCGGAAACTGATCATCCCCGGCTATGCCTCCCCGCTCTCGGGCAGGATCGAGGATGCCACCGGCTGGAAAGTGCTGGTCGGTCCCCGCGATGCTGCCGAGATCGGCGAGTTCCTGCACGAGGAGTGGAAGTAA
- a CDS encoding acetyl-CoA decarbonylase/synthase complex subunit delta translates to MAYKLPFDWSAAIGEVTLGATKADGGTRRVSYRIGGGKTLPFLELVPGSPAPLIAFEVCDNPVFWPAIIRTCCGDLSNSVTEWAKAAESSYGADLVRLYLTSTKQRNFTDISAVKKTVADVLSSTTLPLIIEGSNEPKIDSEVFLACGEAGQGERLLLGTAEASRYRSIAAAALAFNHSVLAQSPIDINLAKQLNILLREIGVQRDHIVIDPYTGTLGYGFEYSYSAMERIRFSALKGDADLAMPMICSAADTLTIKEVREAEPALQDEMAVRWELYTGIAAAAAGSEIICVRHPKTIPLLKAAFADMKKGAISSAEVQ, encoded by the coding sequence ATGGCGTACAAACTTCCCTTTGACTGGTCCGCTGCAATCGGAGAAGTGACCCTCGGGGCAACCAAAGCAGATGGCGGGACCCGCCGGGTCTCGTACCGTATCGGGGGGGGAAAGACACTCCCGTTCCTGGAGTTGGTCCCCGGTTCCCCTGCACCGCTGATTGCGTTCGAGGTCTGCGACAACCCGGTCTTCTGGCCGGCCATCATCCGCACCTGTTGCGGAGATCTTTCAAACAGCGTCACCGAATGGGCAAAAGCTGCCGAATCCTCGTACGGCGCCGACCTGGTCCGGCTGTACCTGACAAGCACGAAGCAGCGAAATTTTACCGATATATCTGCCGTAAAGAAGACGGTCGCAGATGTCCTTTCCTCAACCACGCTCCCGCTCATCATCGAGGGCAGCAACGAGCCGAAGATCGACAGCGAGGTCTTCCTTGCCTGCGGCGAGGCCGGGCAGGGGGAGCGCCTCCTTCTCGGCACTGCAGAGGCGAGCCGGTACCGCAGCATTGCAGCCGCAGCCCTTGCCTTCAATCATTCGGTGCTCGCCCAGTCCCCGATCGACATCAATCTTGCCAAGCAGCTCAACATCCTTCTCCGGGAGATTGGCGTCCAGCGCGATCATATCGTCATCGATCCCTATACCGGCACGCTCGGGTACGGCTTCGAGTACTCGTATTCGGCCATGGAGCGGATCCGGTTCTCGGCCCTCAAGGGCGATGCCGATCTTGCCATGCCCATGATCTGCTCTGCTGCCGATACGCTGACCATCAAGGAAGTCCGGGAAGCTGAACCGGCCCTGCAGGACGAGATGGCAGTCCGGTGGGAATTGTATACAGGGATTGCAGCAGCTGCAGCCGGATCCGAGATCATCTGTGTCCGGCACCCGAAGACGATCCCGCTCCTGAAAGCAGCGTTTGCCGACATGAAAAAAGGTGCAATATCTTCTGCGGAGGTGCAGTGA
- the acsB gene encoding acetyl-CoA decarbonylase/synthase complex subunit alpha/beta, with protein MTDVELARKTGEEDLKARISDIHTSFSYDETAYHLPISYALTGIAVHEQKTAAEVYAKTANNPIVASECLLAEKTAKAGKEPEPYTGFISDTVIRKLGYSLVDGSILGLALVIGKPESAGSAAAICRELQEKYMLTFLAGEVVPTLSGAGVRLGLDYRLIPLGSTPAYGIHFVDIVARVAMMFGGVTPGDTHRLLSYAAERAKAIVIVFPGLTDDEIAFADGMRVLGFPILSLGGYEGGSWIPATPDTIVSRGMEEKGIRVNVTAIPIPMGCSPAFEGKSIRKEEMYVEFGGGRSPAFELLRMREPGEIEDGKVTVIGPEIESLKEGSANPLAVIIEVAGKTMKKDYEPVLERRIHNFVNYGEGSWHVAQRDLIWVRLSKEAVAKGVRIEHIGKLLASKFRMDFPQLLDAVSVTLITDGAKVLEAKKDAESVYEERDARIKGMRDSDVNTYYSCTLCQTFAPNHVCVITPERLALCGAISWLDGKIAFEMSPSGANQPIEKGAVINAQNGEFEGVNRFVKKASHGEIERCSLYSVMEYPMTCCGCFEAIALMLPEVNGIMVVNREYKGMTPSGMSFSTLAGTIGGGAQTPGFAGISKNYVLSDRFLQGEGGIERLVWMPAALKEELKVRLGKKLEERGLSGLFEKIADETTAETIEALMEYLERVQHPALKMKPLV; from the coding sequence ATGACTGACGTGGAACTGGCCAGGAAAACCGGCGAGGAAGATCTGAAAGCAAGGATTTCGGATATTCACACATCTTTTTCTTACGATGAGACCGCATACCATCTCCCGATCTCGTACGCGCTGACCGGGATTGCCGTTCACGAGCAGAAGACCGCAGCGGAAGTGTACGCAAAGACCGCAAACAACCCGATCGTTGCTTCGGAGTGCCTGCTTGCCGAAAAGACGGCGAAAGCAGGAAAGGAGCCCGAACCGTACACGGGTTTCATCAGCGACACCGTCATCCGCAAGCTCGGGTACTCGCTTGTGGACGGGAGCATCCTCGGCCTTGCCCTTGTGATCGGGAAGCCCGAAAGCGCCGGCAGTGCTGCAGCCATCTGCCGGGAACTGCAGGAAAAATACATGCTCACGTTCCTTGCCGGTGAAGTTGTCCCGACCCTGTCCGGGGCCGGTGTCAGACTCGGGCTCGACTACCGCCTCATCCCGCTGGGTTCCACGCCGGCGTACGGGATCCACTTCGTCGACATTGTTGCCCGCGTTGCCATGATGTTCGGGGGCGTAACGCCCGGGGACACCCACCGGCTTCTTTCATACGCTGCCGAGCGGGCCAAGGCAATTGTCATCGTATTCCCTGGATTAACAGATGATGAGATCGCGTTTGCCGATGGAATGCGGGTGCTCGGGTTCCCCATCCTCTCCCTTGGCGGGTACGAAGGCGGCTCGTGGATTCCCGCGACACCGGATACGATAGTCAGCCGGGGCATGGAAGAAAAAGGGATCCGGGTCAACGTAACTGCCATCCCCATCCCGATGGGCTGTTCCCCGGCATTCGAAGGTAAAAGCATCAGAAAAGAAGAGATGTACGTGGAGTTCGGCGGCGGCAGGTCCCCGGCATTCGAGCTTCTCCGGATGCGGGAGCCCGGGGAGATTGAAGACGGGAAAGTCACGGTCATAGGACCCGAGATCGAATCGTTGAAGGAAGGTTCTGCAAACCCGCTTGCGGTAATCATCGAAGTTGCCGGGAAAACGATGAAGAAGGATTACGAGCCGGTGCTCGAACGCCGCATCCACAATTTCGTGAACTATGGAGAAGGGTCCTGGCACGTTGCGCAGCGCGATCTTATCTGGGTGAGGCTCTCCAAGGAAGCAGTGGCAAAAGGGGTCCGGATCGAGCATATAGGAAAACTGCTGGCAAGCAAGTTCCGGATGGACTTCCCCCAGCTGCTCGACGCGGTTTCAGTAACCCTGATCACTGACGGCGCAAAGGTCCTGGAGGCAAAAAAAGATGCGGAGAGCGTGTACGAGGAACGCGATGCACGCATCAAGGGCATGCGTGATTCCGATGTGAATACCTACTACTCCTGCACGCTCTGCCAGACCTTTGCCCCGAATCATGTCTGCGTCATCACCCCGGAACGGCTCGCGCTCTGCGGGGCCATCAGCTGGCTTGACGGGAAGATCGCGTTCGAGATGTCCCCCTCCGGCGCCAACCAGCCCATCGAAAAAGGGGCAGTCATCAATGCCCAGAACGGGGAGTTCGAGGGTGTCAACCGCTTTGTCAAGAAAGCAAGCCACGGGGAGATCGAGCGGTGCTCGCTCTACAGCGTGATGGAGTACCCGATGACCTGCTGCGGCTGTTTCGAGGCCATTGCCCTGATGCTGCCGGAGGTGAACGGGATCATGGTCGTGAACCGGGAGTACAAGGGCATGACCCCCTCGGGCATGTCGTTCTCCACGCTTGCCGGCACTATTGGAGGCGGAGCCCAGACACCCGGCTTTGCCGGGATCTCGAAGAACTATGTCCTCTCGGACCGGTTCCTGCAGGGAGAGGGGGGTATCGAGCGGCTGGTCTGGATGCCGGCTGCGCTCAAGGAGGAACTGAAAGTCCGGCTCGGGAAGAAACTGGAGGAGCGGGGTCTTTCCGGTCTCTTTGAGAAGATTGCCGATGAGACCACTGCCGAGACCATCGAAGCGCTCATGGAGTACCTTGAGCGCGTCCAGCACCCGGCCCTGAAGATGAAACCCCTGGTGTGA
- a CDS encoding MBL fold metallo-hydrolase, whose product MKKFSFVAHMPDTPGSLHRAAEIIKKYEGNINRIQFDRRIDPGTVFYEVTASDSSYEKITGELASIGYLQTSLKPLDFLKFCVSLPNRPGALYEFLGYTTAAGANIALIDFDDKGRHPNRLTVSLNLEQSAIVERLLDTLKSLYRLEIIEYDKTGKHLDDTVFYVRYAQAVRNLIGESEDAFLLSFLGETNHIAQELMDRGCNPHQVFESVLATGQSMRATSGEHFYADVQKFHVTPKTTLYCFQPPCGGSLFIIDTPEERVMIDTCYGIYHTDIMAMLSHYGLSDPSRISRIIVTHADADHCGASGFFSAPVYMHHATLEIIRTNNRAYGSRNEESVLEEFYTKMVNLFSQFNVPSDVQCFTGPTGITRGIFPVIGSFSVGDIELEILDGLGGHTCGQVFLYSKDQGLIFTADSVINFASMTKERADYSSLAAFLVTSVNVDSDLANRDRKALLALAEETDRILSPTGKRCLICGGHGAVSVLNNGKLAAYGEIERYEAGNHSRKE is encoded by the coding sequence GTGAAGAAATTTTCCTTTGTCGCCCACATGCCCGATACCCCGGGATCCCTTCACCGGGCAGCGGAGATCATAAAAAAATATGAAGGGAATATCAACCGTATCCAGTTCGATCGCCGCATAGATCCCGGCACGGTTTTTTACGAGGTAACGGCATCGGATTCCTCCTATGAGAAAATTACCGGTGAACTTGCCTCCATCGGGTACCTGCAGACCTCGCTCAAGCCCCTTGATTTTTTGAAGTTCTGCGTATCCCTTCCCAACCGTCCGGGAGCCCTCTATGAATTTCTTGGCTACACGACCGCTGCAGGTGCCAACATAGCCCTCATCGATTTTGATGACAAGGGCCGGCACCCGAACAGGCTTACGGTCAGTCTCAACCTGGAACAGAGTGCCATTGTCGAGCGTCTCCTGGATACCTTAAAAAGCCTCTACCGGCTTGAGATCATCGAGTATGACAAGACCGGCAAACATCTCGACGACACGGTCTTTTACGTCCGGTATGCCCAGGCAGTCCGGAACCTTATCGGGGAATCGGAAGATGCGTTCCTTCTCTCGTTCCTGGGCGAGACAAACCATATCGCCCAGGAACTGATGGATCGGGGATGCAACCCCCACCAGGTCTTCGAGAGCGTTCTTGCAACAGGCCAGAGCATGCGGGCAACTTCCGGCGAACACTTTTATGCCGATGTCCAGAAGTTCCATGTAACCCCGAAAACAACCCTGTACTGTTTCCAGCCACCCTGCGGAGGGAGCCTGTTCATCATCGATACACCTGAGGAACGCGTGATGATCGATACCTGTTACGGTATTTATCACACGGATATCATGGCGATGCTTTCCCATTACGGCCTTTCGGATCCATCCAGGATCTCCCGCATCATCGTCACCCATGCCGATGCGGATCACTGCGGAGCCTCCGGGTTCTTTTCAGCGCCGGTGTACATGCACCATGCCACCCTTGAGATCATCCGGACCAATAACCGGGCATATGGTTCGCGAAATGAAGAATCGGTTCTTGAAGAATTCTATACCAAGATGGTGAACCTGTTCTCGCAGTTCAATGTCCCGTCCGATGTCCAGTGTTTTACCGGTCCCACCGGGATAACCCGCGGGATCTTTCCGGTAATCGGTTCGTTCTCTGTGGGAGATATCGAGCTGGAGATCCTGGACGGTCTTGGAGGGCACACCTGCGGCCAGGTATTCCTCTATTCAAAAGACCAGGGTCTTATCTTCACTGCCGACAGCGTCATCAATTTTGCGAGCATGACAAAAGAGCGGGCGGATTACAGTTCCCTTGCGGCATTTCTGGTAACCTCGGTGAATGTTGACAGCGATCTCGCAAACCGGGACCGGAAAGCCCTGCTTGCCCTTGCGGAAGAGACCGACCGCATCCTCTCCCCCACCGGGAAGCGCTGTCTCATCTGCGGGGGCCATGGGGCGGTATCTGTCCTGAACAACGGAAAGCTTGCTGCGTATGGCGAGATCGAGCGGTACGAAGCAGGGAACCATTCCCGCAAAGAATAA
- a CDS encoding DNA adenine methylase: MKAPLVKWAGGKRQLLQEINARLPHGWNTYFEPFVGGGALLASLANQNRISRAVISDLNEELINLYLVVKNRPEHLIEELARDELSNDEESYRQLRLEFNDLAGSNKKPIRRAALLVYLNKHGYNGLWRVNRKEEFNVPFGRHAKKSLPGEASIRKFHTMLQQVTVLHADFEKTVKTAKREDFVYFDPPYHPVSKTANFTDYHASGFRFADQERLAKTFQRLSDKGVHVMLSNSKVPEIEELYGDFSIATVPAKRYINCNGERRSGTLEIIVTSYPPG, translated from the coding sequence GTGAAAGCGCCGCTCGTCAAATGGGCCGGGGGAAAACGGCAGCTGCTGCAGGAGATCAATGCCCGGCTTCCCCACGGGTGGAATACCTATTTTGAGCCGTTTGTCGGTGGAGGCGCACTTCTTGCAAGCCTTGCAAACCAGAACCGTATATCCCGGGCAGTCATTTCGGATCTCAACGAGGAACTCATCAACCTGTACCTCGTAGTGAAGAACCGGCCGGAACACTTGATTGAGGAACTTGCACGGGACGAGCTCTCCAATGACGAAGAATCCTACCGGCAGCTCAGGCTGGAATTCAACGACCTCGCCGGATCCAATAAAAAACCCATCCGCCGCGCTGCACTTCTTGTTTACCTCAACAAGCACGGCTACAACGGGTTATGGCGGGTCAACCGGAAGGAGGAGTTCAATGTCCCGTTCGGGCGACATGCCAAAAAAAGTCTTCCGGGCGAGGCCTCCATCCGGAAATTCCATACCATGCTCCAGCAGGTGACCGTACTGCATGCGGATTTCGAGAAGACCGTAAAAACTGCAAAAAGGGAGGATTTTGTCTATTTCGATCCCCCCTACCACCCGGTCTCGAAGACCGCGAACTTCACGGATTACCATGCATCGGGGTTCAGGTTTGCCGACCAGGAGCGTCTTGCAAAGACCTTTCAGCGCCTGTCAGATAAAGGCGTCCATGTTATGCTGAGCAACTCAAAAGTACCGGAGATCGAGGAGTTATACGGGGATTTTTCCATAGCAACGGTCCCGGCCAAGCGGTACATCAACTGCAATGGCGAACGAAGATCCGGTACTCTTGAGATCATCGTCACCAGTTACCCTCCCGGATGA